The proteins below are encoded in one region of Vulpes lagopus strain Blue_001 chromosome 10, ASM1834538v1, whole genome shotgun sequence:
- the LOC121500330 gene encoding olfactory receptor 145-like isoform X2, translating to MAPTNSSFVTEFILVGLTDLPDLQLPLFCLFLLMYVVTVLGNLGLIFLIGLNSHLHTPMYFFLFNLSFIDFCYSSVFTPKMLIKFISKKNIISYKGCMTQLYFFCFFAISECYVLTSMAYDRYVAIYNPLLYNVVMSPNVCFSLMLGSYLMAFSGAMAHTGRMLRLTFCDVNTINHYLCDILPLLQLSCTSTYVNELVVYIVVGINVIVPTVTIFVSYGFILSSILRISSTEGRSKAFSTCSSHIIAVSLFFGSGAFMYLKPSSAGSMDEGKISSVFYTTTVPLMNPFIYSLRNKDIKLALRRNQTLIKF from the exons ATGGCTCCTACAAACTCCTCTTTTGTGACTGAATTCATTCTGGTGGGGCTCACAGACTTACCAGATCTCCAGCTCCCCCTGTTCTGCCTATTTCTACTCATGTATGTGGTCACCGTGTTGGGAAATTTGGGTTTGATCTTTCTGATTGGGCTGAATTcacacctccacacccccatgtacttcttcctcttcaatttgtCCTTCATAGACTTTTGTTATTCCTCTGTGTTTACTCCCAAAATGCTGATTAAGTTCATATCCAAAAAGAATATTATCTCCTACAAGGGGTGCATGACCCAgctttactttttctgtttttttgctatttctgAATGCTATGTGCTGACATCCATGGCCTATgatcgctatgtggccatctATAACCCACTTTTGTATAATGTTGTCATGTCTCCTAATGTGTGTTTCAGTCTTATGCTTGGTTCATATTTGATGGCATTCTCAGGTGCCATGGCCCACACAGGACGCATGTTGAGACTGACCTTCTGTGATGTAAACACCATCAACCACTATTTGTGTGAcatcctccctctgctccagctctCCTGCACCAGCACGTATGTCAATGAACTGGTGGTTTACATTGTAGTGGGTATCAATGTGATTGTGCCCACTGTCACTATCTTTGTCTCTTATGGCTTCATCCTCTCCAGCATCCTGCGCATTAGCTCCACTGAAGGCAGATCCAAAGCTTTCAGCACCTGCAGTTCCCACATAATTGcagtttctctcttctttggaTCAGGTGCATTTATGTATCTTAAACCATCTTCTGCTGGGTCTATGGATGAAGGGAAAATCTCCTCTGTCTTTTACACCACTACAGTTCCCTTGATGAATCCTTTCATTTACAGCTTGAGAAACAAAGACATTAAACTTGCTTTGAGAAGAAACCAGA CTTtgataaaattttga
- the LOC121500330 gene encoding olfactory receptor 145-like isoform X1: protein MAPTNSSFVTEFILVGLTDLPDLQLPLFCLFLLMYVVTVLGNLGLIFLIGLNSHLHTPMYFFLFNLSFIDFCYSSVFTPKMLIKFISKKNIISYKGCMTQLYFFCFFAISECYVLTSMAYDRYVAIYNPLLYNVVMSPNVCFSLMLGSYLMAFSGAMAHTGRMLRLTFCDVNTINHYLCDILPLLQLSCTSTYVNELVVYIVVGINVIVPTVTIFVSYGFILSSILRISSTEGRSKAFSTCSSHIIAVSLFFGSGAFMYLKPSSAGSMDEGKISSVFYTTTVPLMNPFIYSLRNKDIKLALRRNQIYEFQREFR from the coding sequence ATGGCTCCTACAAACTCCTCTTTTGTGACTGAATTCATTCTGGTGGGGCTCACAGACTTACCAGATCTCCAGCTCCCCCTGTTCTGCCTATTTCTACTCATGTATGTGGTCACCGTGTTGGGAAATTTGGGTTTGATCTTTCTGATTGGGCTGAATTcacacctccacacccccatgtacttcttcctcttcaatttgtCCTTCATAGACTTTTGTTATTCCTCTGTGTTTACTCCCAAAATGCTGATTAAGTTCATATCCAAAAAGAATATTATCTCCTACAAGGGGTGCATGACCCAgctttactttttctgtttttttgctatttctgAATGCTATGTGCTGACATCCATGGCCTATgatcgctatgtggccatctATAACCCACTTTTGTATAATGTTGTCATGTCTCCTAATGTGTGTTTCAGTCTTATGCTTGGTTCATATTTGATGGCATTCTCAGGTGCCATGGCCCACACAGGACGCATGTTGAGACTGACCTTCTGTGATGTAAACACCATCAACCACTATTTGTGTGAcatcctccctctgctccagctctCCTGCACCAGCACGTATGTCAATGAACTGGTGGTTTACATTGTAGTGGGTATCAATGTGATTGTGCCCACTGTCACTATCTTTGTCTCTTATGGCTTCATCCTCTCCAGCATCCTGCGCATTAGCTCCACTGAAGGCAGATCCAAAGCTTTCAGCACCTGCAGTTCCCACATAATTGcagtttctctcttctttggaTCAGGTGCATTTATGTATCTTAAACCATCTTCTGCTGGGTCTATGGATGAAGGGAAAATCTCCTCTGTCTTTTACACCACTACAGTTCCCTTGATGAATCCTTTCATTTACAGCTTGAGAAACAAAGACATTAAACTTGCTTTGAGAAGAAACCAGA
- the LOC121500329 gene encoding olfactory receptor 8B3-like: protein MSRQRMLPGNASLVTEFILVGLTDLPYLQLPLFCLFLLMYVVTVLGNLCLVTLIRLNSHLHTPMYFFLFNLSFIDLSYSSVFTPKMLVNFTSKKNIISYIGCMTQLYFFCFFVVSECYVLTSMAYDRYVAICNPLLYNVVMSPKVCSLLMFGSYLMAFSGAMAHTGCMLRLTFCDANTINHYLCDILPLFQLSCTSTYVNELVVFIVVGINIIVPSVTVFVSYGFILSNILRISSTEGRSKAFSACSSHIIAVSLFFGSGAFMYLKPSSTESMDEGKISSVFYTNVVPMMNPLIYSLRNKDVKIALQKTLSRRTF, encoded by the exons atgagcagaca AAGAATGCTTCCTGGAAATGCTTCTCTTGTGACTGAATTCATTCTGGTGGGGCTCACAGACCTACCATATCTCCAGCTCCCCCTGTTCTGCCTGTTTCTACTCATGTATGTGGTCACCGTGTTAGGAAACTTATGCTTGGTCACTCTTATCAGGCTGAATTctcacctccacacccccatgtactttttcctcttcaatttGTCCTTCATAGACCTCAGTTATTCTTCTGTGTTTACACCCAAAATGTTGGTTAACTTCACATCCAAGAAGAATATTATCTCCTACATAGGGTGCATGACCCAgctttactttttctgtttttttgttgtttctgaatGCTATGTGCTGACATCCATGGCCTATgatcgctatgtggccatctgtaaCCCACTTTTGTATAATGTTGTCATGTCCCCTAAAGTGTGTTCCCTCCTTATGTTTGGTTCATATTTGATGGCATTTTCAGGTGCCATGGCCCACACGGGATGCATGCTGAGACTGACCTTCTGTGATGCAAACACCATCAACCATTATTTGTGTGACATCCTCCCTCTGTTCCAGCTGTCCTGCACCAGCACGTATGTGAATGAGCTGGTGGTTTTCATTGTGGTGGGCATCAATATCATTGTGCCCAGTGTCACTGTCTTTGTGTCTTATGGtttcatcctctccaacatcctGCGCATAAGCTCCACTGAGGGCAGGTCCAAGGCATTCAGTGCCTGTAGTTCCCACATAATTgctgtttctctcttctttgggTCAGGTGCATTTATGTATCTTAAACCATCATCCACTGAGTCTATGGATGAGGGAAAAATCTCTTCTGTCTTTTATACCAATGTGGTACCCATGATGAACCCTTTAATCTATAGCTTGAGGAACAAAGATGTTAAAATTGCTTTGCAAAAAACCCTAAGTAGAAGAACGTTTTGA